In Streptomyces sp. 71268, the DNA window GCTCCACGGTCGCACCCTTGCGCACCCCGATCATCTCGATCCCGAGATCACCCGGGGCCTCGATCGAGCGCGAAAGCCGCTTGAGCGCACCAGGACTCCGCCCCAGCTCTCGTGTGTCGAACACGAGTGGGGAACGGTGGTCGAGACGGGCGTTCAGGGCTTCCTGCTTTCTACGCTGCGGCACGGGCGTCCCTCCTCGCAGCACTGCTACGAGACGAAGTGGGCAGCCGGAATCGCGGATATACGTGCGGCCGAAGAGCCAGGATACTGGACGGGTCGCCGTAGACCCAATCCGCACCAATCGACCCTGCCGCGCCCCGCGCGCCCGTGCGCCTCGAAGCACGCGTGCCGCCCCTGCGCGGTGGTGCCGAGGGTCACGTGCGCGTCCCCGAGCGTAGGTCCCGCAGAGTGTGGAGCCACCGCAGCCCTCCCAGTAGCGCGAATGGCGCCCGGCGTCGACTGCGCGGCGCCGGGCGCCCGGCGCTGCGCCCCGGAGCGCACGCTGATCTCGGCGTGCGCTCCGGGGCGCGACGTGAGCGCGCAGGCACGCACCGTACGGGCCTGGCATACGGACGGCCAGCCGTACGGGCCCCGGGCCGAGTCGGCCCGCCGTAGCGCACGGGGCGCTGCGCGGGCCCTGGGAGCGAGCGGCGTGCGGAGAGCGGGCGCACGGGCACTGAAACTCGCACGGGGCACGGGGCACGGGGCACGGGGCACGGGGCACGGGGCACGGGGCACGGGGCATGGGGCACGGGGCATGGGGCATGGAGCAGCGACGCTACCGGGGAACGCGGGGCCTGGGGCGCGGCGGGTAGCGGGCGCGGTACCCGCGCCGGCCACGCGGCGATGTCATCGGCTGCGCGGGGTGCGGGTCCCAGGGCACCGCGGCTCGGCGGCGACGGCGTGGCTCAGCGGCCCTGTTCGTACTGGCGGAGCTGGTCCAGGTTGATCATGCTGGTGTCGAAGAGGCTGGTCTCGTCCAGCGCCGGGGTGCCGGCCGCGCGGGGCTGCTGCTGCGGCTGGTGGCTATCGAGCGGCTGGGGCTGCGGGTACCCGGCGTGCGGGTCGTAGCCGTGCTGGGGCTGCTGCCAGCCGTAGTCGCCGGCCGGCTGTGGCGCGGCGGCGGCCGGCTGCTGGTAGCCGTGCGTCGGCTGCGCCGCGTACGGGTCCGGCTGGGCGTACTGCTGCTGGTAGCCGTACGCGTCCTGTTGGTAGCCCGCCTGAGCGTAGTAGTCCGCGTACTCGGGCTGGGCCGGGGCCTCGGGCGGGGCGGGCGGTTGCTGCGGCGGCAGCGGCTGCTGGTCGGGCATGGGGGGCTGGTGGACCGGGGCCGGCGCGTGAGCGGGGGGCGGCGCGGGGACGCGCGGGTCGGCGACGTGCTGGCTGGTGGCGAGGTCGGCCAGGTAGTCGTCGTCGCTGGTGCTGAGGCCGGCGGCGCCCGCGGCGTCCTGCGCGGCCATGTGGGCGCCCAGCTCGTCCTCTTCCGTACCGAGCAGCTTCTGTCTGCCCCGGCCGACCGCTTCCAGGGTCTTGGCGAGCACGGCGGCCACGGCGCCCAGTTTGGCGTCCACGTACTCGTCCGCGCGTTGGCGCAGCGTCTCCGGGTCCGCGCTGCGCTCGGGGGCCTGGTCGAAGTGGCCGTTCTCGTCGTCGCCGTACGCGCCGGGGCCGCGCCCGAGGAGCTTCTCGCGGCCCCGGTCGACGGAGCCGATGGTCTTGGTGAGGACGACCTCGAAGTTGGCCAGCTTGCTGTCGACGTAGTCGTCGGCCTCGGCGCGGATCTCCTCCGCCTCGCGGCGCGCCTCGGCGAGGATCCGGTCGGCCTCCTCCTGCGACTGGCGGGCCACCTCGGTCTGGGAGATCAGCGAGCCACGGTGGGAGTGCGCCGACTCGATGATGCGCTCGGCCTCCTGCCGGGCAGCCGCGACCATCTGGTCCCGGTCGCCGATCACCTCCTGGGCCTGCGCGAGGGAGCCGGGCAGTGCCATCCGTAGCTCTTCGAGCTTGGCGAGCAGCTCGGCCCGGTTCACCACGCAGGAGGCCGACATGGGCATGGATTTCGCGCTGCCGACGGTGCCGACGATCTCGTCGAGCTTCTTCTGCACGTCCACCTTGGGTGCTCGCACTCTCTAGGCCGAAGGGTCGGGACGGGACCGACTGTACGGGCAGTGGGCTCCCGCCCGACACCTGCTGACAAACCGTCAGCTCGTTAGCGCTCGGCGAGCCGCTCCGTCAGGCGCCGGAGCACGAGCGGCGGGACCAGGTGGGAGACGTCGCCGCCCCAGGCCGCGACCTCCTTGACCAGGCTGGAGGAGAGGAAGCTGTAGGTGGGGTTGGTGGGCACGAACAGCGTCTCCACACCGGACAGGCCGTTGTTCATCTGGGCCATCTGCAACTCGTAGTCGAAGTCGCTGACGGCGCGCAGGCCCTTGACGATGGCGGGGATGTCGCGCTGCTTGCAGAAGTCGACGAGGAGCCCGTGGAACGCCTCGACCTCGACGTTCCCGTACTCGGCCGTCGTCTCGCGCAGCAGGTCGATGCGCTCGTCGACAGTGAAGAGCCCTTGCTTTGACTTGTTGATCATCACGGCGACGTGCACGACGTCGTACAGCTTCGAGGCACGGGCGATGATGTCGAGGTGTCCATTGGTGACGGGGTCGAAGGACCCCGGACAGACGGCGCGGCGCAAGAGTGGTTCCTCGCTCTCCAGTGCGGTCATGACGCGCTGTGGTGTGTCGTCGTGGCGGTGCTGCGTGAAGCGGCGCGACCGTACCAAAGCGTGCCCTCCCCGTAGCGACGAGCCCGTAGCCCCTCGAAACCGGTCGGCCACCGGAACTCGCCGCCCCTGGTGCTCCGCTCCACGGTGACCAGCACCTGTGCCGCGAGCCAGCCATTACCGGAGAGTGTGAGCAGGATCTCCCGCAGCTCGTCGTCGGTGACGGCGTACGGCGGGTCGAGGAACACCACGTCGTACGGCTGCCCCGGCACGGGGCCGGCGATGACCTGTGCCGCCTTGCCCGCCCGCACCTCGGCACCGGGCAGGCCCAGGGTTCGTACGTTCTCGCGGACCACACGGGCGGCGCGAGGGTCGGCTTCCACCAGGAAGGCGTGTTCCGCGCCGCGGGAGAGCGCCTCAAGGCCGACGGCGCCCGAACCCGCGTACAGGTCGAGAACCCGTGCCCCGGCCAGCGAGCCGAGCAGCGACTCCCAGGTGGAGAACAGGCCCTCGCGCGCCCGGTCCGAGGTCGGTCGAGTGCCGGTGCCCGGGGGTACGGCGAGACGGCGCCCGCCGGCAGCCCCGGCGATCACGCGGGTCATCTGTTGGTCGGCCCTTCGTGGTGGTGGACAGCGGTGACCGTGATCGGCCACCGCTCCCCCACGATATGGCGTCAGCCGACGGACGACTCGGGGAGCCGCACCCGGCGGGGCCGCACCCAGCGGAGCGGGGACGGCTCCGCCCCGTGCCCCGTGCCCCGTGCCCCGTGCCCCGTGCCCCGTGCCCCCAAGCAGGATCACCGCTCCGTGCCCCGTGCCCCCAAGCAGGATCACCGCTCCGTGCTCCGTGCTCCGTGCTCCGTGCTCCGTGCTCCGTGCTCCGTGCTCCGTGCTCCGTGCTCCGTGCTCCGTGCTCCGTGCTCCGTGCTCCGTGCTCCGTGCTCCGTGCTCCGGCGGGATGGTGCCGCGGGGCGGGGGAAGCCGGGCGGTGCTGGCGGCGGTTCGGGCCTCGGGGGGCTGGCTGGCGAGCGTCGGGGTCCGTTGGATGGTGGGCGTCGGAGCAGCGGGGCCGGCATGCCGGTCGTGAGTGACATGCGGCCGGCGCATGGCCTTCTCGCGCTACTCAGCCCTTGTCGAGGTACTGCTCGCGCTCGGAGTCCAGCAGGGCGTCGAGCGCCGTACGCAGCGCCGGCAGCCGCTCCAACTCCGGGTCGGCCGTGACGGTCGCCACGGCCTCCGCGCGGGCGGCGGCGATGACTTCCTCGTCGTCGATGACGGTGAGCATGCGCAGACTGGAGCGGACGCCCGACTGGGCCTGCCCCAACACGTCGCCCTCGCGCCGCTGCTCCAGGTCGATGCGGGACAGTTCGAAGCCGTCCAACGTCGCGGCGACGGCGCCGAGCCGGGCCCGCGCCGGGCTGGCCTCCGGCATGTCGGTCACCAGGAGGCACAGGCCCGGGGCGGAGCCACGGCCGACACGGCCCCGCAACTGGTGCAACTGGGATACGCCGAACCGGTCCGCATCCATGATCACCATGGCCGTGGCGTTGGGTACGTTGACGCCGACCTCGATCACGGTGGTGGCCACCAACACGTCCACCTCGCCGGCGGAGAACCGGCGCATCAGCGCGTCCTTGTCATCGGGGTGCATGCGCCCGTGCAGCGCCTCGATGCGCAGTCCCTTGAGCGCGCCCTTGGTGAGCTGCTCGGTGACGTCGAGCACCGCCAACGGGGGCCGGCGCTCCCCCGCCCCGTCAGCGCCGTCCGTGGCTTCCGCCGCGCCGCCCACGTCGTACTCCGCGGCGGGGTCCGCCGCGCTCCCGGCCCCGCGCTGCCCCGACTTCGCGCCCTTGCGCTCCTTGGGGGCGTCCTCCTCGTCGCCGATACGGGGGCAGACCACGTACGCCTGGTGCCCGGACTCCACCTCTTCCCGTACGCGCTCCCAGGTGCGGGAGAGGAAGTGCGGCTTGTCCTTGGCCGGGACCACGTGGCTGGCGATGGGCGAGCGGCCCGCGGGGAGTTGGTCCAGGACCGAGGTCTCCAGGTCGCCGAAGACCGTCATGGCAAC includes these proteins:
- a CDS encoding cell division initiation protein; the encoded protein is MDVQKKLDEIVGTVGSAKSMPMSASCVVNRAELLAKLEELRMALPGSLAQAQEVIGDRDQMVAAARQEAERIIESAHSHRGSLISQTEVARQSQEEADRILAEARREAEEIRAEADDYVDSKLANFEVVLTKTIGSVDRGREKLLGRGPGAYGDDENGHFDQAPERSADPETLRQRADEYVDAKLGAVAAVLAKTLEAVGRGRQKLLGTEEDELGAHMAAQDAAGAAGLSTSDDDYLADLATSQHVADPRVPAPPPAHAPAPVHQPPMPDQQPLPPQQPPAPPEAPAQPEYADYYAQAGYQQDAYGYQQQYAQPDPYAAQPTHGYQQPAAAAPQPAGDYGWQQPQHGYDPHAGYPQPQPLDSHQPQQQPRAAGTPALDETSLFDTSMINLDQLRQYEQGR
- the coaD gene encoding pantetheine-phosphate adenylyltransferase, with the protein product MTALESEEPLLRRAVCPGSFDPVTNGHLDIIARASKLYDVVHVAVMINKSKQGLFTVDERIDLLRETTAEYGNVEVEAFHGLLVDFCKQRDIPAIVKGLRAVSDFDYELQMAQMNNGLSGVETLFVPTNPTYSFLSSSLVKEVAAWGGDVSHLVPPLVLRRLTERLAER
- the rsmD gene encoding 16S rRNA (guanine(966)-N(2))-methyltransferase RsmD — translated: MTRVIAGAAGGRRLAVPPGTGTRPTSDRAREGLFSTWESLLGSLAGARVLDLYAGSGAVGLEALSRGAEHAFLVEADPRAARVVRENVRTLGLPGAEVRAGKAAQVIAGPVPGQPYDVVFLDPPYAVTDDELREILLTLSGNGWLAAQVLVTVERSTRGGEFRWPTGFEGLRARRYGEGTLWYGRAASRSTATTTHHSAS